Genomic segment of Drosophila biarmipes strain raj3 chromosome 2L, RU_DBia_V1.1, whole genome shotgun sequence:
aaaaatattaaaacatgtactttttatattttttctttaatattaacttaagtgtggtctcaggcctcaatggaatttatatatgggacggatattagcaaaatgtagtgaaaactattaataataatgccccaaaagctggactgcgctaagcaaagacataataaatataagaaaacatcgaacaaataccacattttaagttaactatatttttaacaatcagaaaactattgccgagtgtgttctcacagccaattttgcatgtagccaagggacaacttgaaacaaataaaaaaatacctaaagtaataataagtataaagacttgtagtattacttaaagtaaaatgttcaaacttcatttttccttagcaagttacaaaatatttctagaaatcttattttaaaatgtttttttaaagtaattattcatgttacgaatgtcaatcttgaagttgatacggctataaaaggttacaaaaacaagaacataacatttctagcacattaccttcttaatttatcgtttttgaatgtaaaacgataaaaaaattatttagttttagtatcttaagccctgaaaataagaaaataagtttgcacttcaagcaaaaattagcagagcaaatgactgatgccagactcacagttgaagtgctctcctcctcgattctcattcgaacgaaggaggttggtcacaagcgcgcgctccgttttctatacaaaaaagtgtagtttagtgaaaaaaaatgtctgattctgcagttgcaacgtccgcttccccagtggctgctcccccagcgccagttgagaagaagctggccaccaaaaaggcatctggttccgctgccttaaaagcaaagaaggccgctgccccgccatcgcatccgccaactcaacaaatggtggacgcttctatcaagaatttgaaggaacgaggtggctcatctcttctggcaatcaagaaatacatcaccgccacctacaaatgcgatgcccagaagctggctccattcataaagaaatacttgaaatctgccgtggtcaatggaaagttgatccaaacaaagggaaaaggcgcgtctggttcattcaaactgtcggcctccgccaagaaggatccgaagccgaagcctgcgtctgctgagaagaaggtgaaaagcaagaaggtagccgtcaaaaagaccggagccaccgccaagaaagttgccgccgcagctgccgacaagaagcccaaggctaagaaggctgtggccaccaaaaagaccgcagagaagaagaaaacagagaaggcgaaggccaaggatgcaaagaaaactggaaccgtgaaggcgaagccagcagcagcgaaggccaagtcgaccgcagtgaagccgaaggcagcaaaagcagcaaaggccaagccagcggcctctgctaagcccaaaaaggcggtgaagaaagcagcggcgcctgctaccgctaagaaaccgaaagccaagactacggctgccaagaagtaaattgtgaaaaagtacagtacctggtacatgctcgcaatcgtaattttagattttgaaatctgaaatttaaacaagcccttttcagggctacaacgttcgtttacaggagaaagaaactttcaattcacttatccgattattttatggccattcgcatttttccacatttaattggactcgattagtttatgattaaaaaagaaatatgtaataagaatatgtcataacttgtgtcttaatacaaataattataagtgtacccttgtagccgcattaattttagctgctttaccagagtatctaaatggaaagtatatatggctccaaagttcttcagaaaaaaacataaattgaatttttatcacgcattttattggcaaacggcaagctgaaaatttagtttctttggttaaatatgttgtggccctgaaaagggcctttttggatcttcctccccatacgcagcaggagaaaattacttggagctggtgtacttggtgacagccttggttccctcactgacggcgtgcttcgccaactctccgggcagaagtaggcgaacagccgtttggatctcccgactggtgatagtcgagcgcttgttgtagtgagccagacgagaagcctcggcagcaatgcgttcgaagatatcattcacaaagctgttcatgatgctcatcgccttcgacgaaatgcccgtgtcggggtggacctgcttcaggaccttgtaaatgtagatggcgtagctctccttcctcttgcgcttcttcttcttgtcgctcttggtgatgttcttctgggctttgccagccttcttggctgcctttccactagttttcggcggcattattcacttcacttatgatttcacaaacacaactcactgatcataatggtgcccaagcgcgttcaactttatactttttctcgagccatgttttcaggtctggggcacccacccctaactgaacgcgcaggcagacggaaaagtataaatatgtggctacccggggctcgtcgagcattcgtttttagtgtgtaaagtgaactaagtgaaatactcgtaaagcaaaatgtctggtcgtggaaaaggtggcaaagtgaagggaaaggcgaagtcccgctccaaccgtgccggtcttcagttcccagtaggccgtattcaccgtctgctccgcaagggcaactatgccgagcgagttggtgccggcgctccagtttacctggctgctgtgatggaatatctggccgctgaggttctcgagttggctggaaatgctgctcgtgacaacaagaagactaggattatcccgcgtcatctgcagctggccatccgcaacgacgaggagttgaacaagctgctctccggcgtcaccattgcccagggtggagtgttgcccaacatacaggctgttctgttgcccaaaaagaccgagaagaaggcttaaacgtttaatacatacttgtacataaaaaacaaacccaaccgtccttttcaggacgaccaaggtgttaccaaagaattgaagaattttcaatactaataccatattattaaaacaataagtataaggacgtgtgggaaacagatgtcgattttgtataagcgttggtcctatagcagtcggccagaaataagacctaagaggttcatcgcaaaatggcgaatttccgtcaatgctgtatctgcggcacagcctgtacaaaatagatgtgtatctacctgaaccactttcatttcaaatttcattttggttcaataaacatatattatttatgaagcatcaactttcgaatcaaagcattattggaaaatgtgtctctttggaaatttaaatggtggtcctgaaaaggaccgattgctgaaaaagtacaagctgtactagttttttaaccgccgaagccgtacagggtgcggccttgcctcttcagtgcgtacacaacgtccatggcggtgacggtcttcctcttggcgtgttcggtgtaggtgacggcatcacggataacgttctccaagaacaccttcagaacgcctcgtgtttcctcgtatataagtccggagatgcgttttacaccgccacgacgagccaaacggcggatagctggcttcgtgataccctggatgttgtcacgcagcactttgcggtgacgcttggcgcctccttttcccaagcctttgcctcctttaccacgaccagtcatatttcacttctcttctctactgttaacacactgcacggtacgaaagtcactgaagaactatttccaaattttcgacgagctcatatttatacctaaacccccagaaacacgagcgagtccgaaagatatgttcgtctcgctctccgctcgacaactgagatggactctgcttccctctcttttcaaccctccccgttttgctatataaggaggtagcaaatgcggctatcgtttattgtgttttgaaacgtgaagtgaacgtgaacagcagtgaattcgaaaatggcccgtaccaagcaaaccgctcgcaaatcgactggtggcaaggcgccacgtaagcaactggctactaaggccgctcgcaagagcgctcccgccaccggaggcgtgaagaagcctcatcggtaccgccctggaactgttgccctgcgtgagatccgtcgataccagaagagtaccgagctgctgatccgcaagctgcctttccagcgtctggtgcgtgaaatcgctcaggacttcaagactgacctgcgattccagagctcggcggtgatggctctgcaggaagctagcgaggcctatctagtaggcctctttgaagataccaacttgtgtgccatttttccaatttgtactgccttgataaaatttaatagtagtcggaaattgtcttttgatttgagttcccggggttttttatgtgacagctgctgtgcggtaccgatggtcaagactttcaaacagaaaaaataaaaaaaaatactaagtgcagcataaaaaaatattaactgggctaatgaatctgttggttgcttaataaacaaaatttcatatattttctttataattttaactgcagtgcaacctccaagatattttttaatagggacgcaaaataaacagtttgtagctatatgtaaatatttctgaaaattgtttatagtatattgaaatattagataaagctaatatataatattagttttttacaatatattttatttttttttttatcaaatgttttttaacaaatttcgttttgaatgtcggcatgtattgagaaagggtagcgttatatggaacaaccacgatcaacataagacattcaaacatcaacaaaaaatataaaaacttttaagcgctatttataaattagacatagctgctaaggaatgcataacgtcttataaaaaacaagaaaaatattaaaacatgtactttttatattttttctttaatattaacttaagtgtggtctcaggcctctatggaatttatatatgggacggatattagcaaaatgtagtgaaaactattaataataatgccccaaaagctggactgcgctaagcaaagacataataaatataagaaaacatcgaacaaataccacattttaagttaactatatttttaacaatcagaaaactattgccgagtgtgttctcacagccaattttgcatgtagccaagggacaacttgaaacaaataaaaaaatacctcaagtaataataagtataaagacttgtagtattacttaaagtaaaatgttcaaacttcatttttccttagcaagttacaaaatatttctagaaatcttattttaaaatgtttttttaaagtaattattcatgttacgaatgtcaatcttgaagttgatacggctataaaaggttacaaaaacaagaacataacatttctagcacattaccttcttaatttatcgtttttgaatgtaaaacgataaaaaaattatttagttttagtatcttaagccctgaaaataagaaaataagtttgcacttcaagcaaaaattagcagagcaaatgactgagccagactcacagttaaagtgctctcctcctcgattctcattcgaacgaaggaggttggtcacaagcgcgcgctccgttttctatacaaaaaagtgtagtttagtgaaaaaaaatgtctgattctgcagttgcaacgtccgcttccccagtggctgctcccccagcgccagttgagaagaagctggccaccaaaaaggcatctagttccgctgccttaaaagcaaagaaggccgctgccccgccatcgcatctgccaactcaacaaatggtggacgcttctatcaagaatttgaaggaacgaggtggctcatctcttctggcaatcaagaaatacatcaccgccacctacaaatgcgatgcccagaagctggctccattcataaagaaatacttgaaatctgccgtggtcaatggaaagttgatccaaacaaagggaaaaggcgcgtctggttcattcaaactgtcggcctccgccaagaaggatccgaagccgaagcctgcgtctgctgagaagaaggtgaaaagcaagaaggtagccgtcaaaaagaccggagccaccgccaagaaagttgccgccgcagctaccaagaagcccaaggctaagaaggctgtggccaccaaaaagaccgcagagaagaagaaaacagagaaggcgaaggccaaggatgcaaagaaaactggaaccgtgaaggcgaagccagcagcagcgaaggccaagtcgaccgcagtgagccgaaggcagcaaaagcagcaaaggccaagccagcggcctctgctaagcccaaaaaggcggtgaagaaagcagcggcgcctgctaccgctaagaaaccgaaagccaagactacggctgccaagaagtaaattgtgaaaaagtacagtacctggtacatgctcgcaatcgtaattttagattttgaaatctgaaatttaaacaagcccttttcagggctacaacgttcgtttacaggagaaagaaactttcaattcacttatccgattattttatggccattcgcatttttccacatttgattggactcgattagtttatgattaaaaaagaaatatgtaataagaatatgtcataacttgtgtcttaatacaaataattataagtgtacccttgtagccgcattaattttagctgctttaccagagtatctaaatggaaagtatatatggctccaaagttcttcagaaaaaaacataaattgaatttttatcacgcattttattggcaaacggcaagctgaaaatttagtttctttggttaaatatgttgtggccctgaaaagggcctttttggatcttcctccccatacgcagcaggagaaaattacttggagctggtgtacttggtgacagccttggttccctcactgacggcgtgcttcgccaactctccgggcagaagtaggcgaacagccgtttggatctcccgactggtgatagtcgagcgcttgttgtagtgagccagacgagaagcctcggcagcaatgcgttcgaagatatcattcacaaagctgttcatgatgctcatcgccttcgacgaaatgcccgtgtcggggtggacctgcttcaggaccttgtaaatgtagatggcgtagctctccttcctcttgcgcttcttcttcttgtcgctcttggtgatgttcttctgggctttgccagccttcttggctgcctttccactagttttcggcggcattattcacttcacttatgatttcacaaacacaactcactgatcataatggtgcccaagcgcgttcaactttatactttttctcgagccatgttttcaggtctggggcacccacccctaactgaacgcgcaggcagacggaaaagtataaatatgtggctacccggggctcgtcgagcattcgtttttagtgtgtaaagtgaactaagtgaaatactcgtaaagcaaaatgtctggtcgtggaaaaggtggcaaagtgaagggaaaggcgaagtcccgctccaaccgtgccggtcttcagttcccagtaggccgtattcaccgtctgctccgcaagggcaactatgccgagcgagttggtgccggcgctccagtttacctggctgctgtgatggaatatctggccgctgaggttctcgagttggctggaaatgctgctcgtgacaacaagaagactaggattatcccgcgtcatctgcagctggccatccgcaacgacgaggagttgaacaagctgctctccggcgtcaccattgcccagggtggagtgttgcccaacatacaggctgttctgttgcccaaaaagaccgagaagaaggcttaaacgtttgatacatacttgtacataaaaaacaaacccaaccgtccttttcaggacgaccaaggtgttaccaaagaattgaagaattttcaatactaataccatattattaaaacaataagtataaggacgtgtgggaaacagatgtcgattttgtataagcgttggtcctatagcagtcggccagaaataagacctaagaggttcatcgcaaaatggcgaatttccgtcaatgctgtatctgcggcacagcctgtacaaaatagatgtgtatctacctgaaccactttcatttcaaatttcattttggttcaataaacatatattatttatgaagcatcaactttcgaatcaaagcattattggaaaatgtgtctctttggaaatttaaatggtggtcctgaaaaggaccgattgctgaaaaagtacaagctgtactagttttttaaccgccgaagccgtacagggtgcggccttgcctcttcagtgcgtacacaacgtccatggcggtgacggtcttcctcttggcgtgttcggtgtaggtgacggcatcacggataacgttctccaagaacaccttcagaacgcctcgtgtttcctcgtatataagtccggagatgcgttttacaccgtcacgacgagccaaacggcggatagctggcttcgtgataccctggatgttgtcacgcagcactttgcggtgacgcttggcgcctccttttcccaagcctttgcctcctttaccacgaccagtcatatttcacttctcttctctactgttaacacactgcacggtacgaaagtcactgaagaactatttccaaattttcgacgagctcatatttatacctaaacccccagaaacacgagcgagtccgaaagatatgttcgtctcgctctccgctcgacaactgagatggactctgcttccctctcttttcaaccctccccgttttgctatataaggaggtagcaaatacggctatcgtttattgtgttttgaaacgtgaagtgaacgtgaacagcagtgaattcgaaaatggcccgtaccaagcaaaccgctcgcaaatcgactggtggcaaggcgccacgtaagcaactggctactaaggccgctcgcaagagcgctcccgccaccggaggcgtgaagaagcctcatcggtaccgccctggaactgttgccctgcgtgagatccgtcgataccagaagagtaccgagctgctgatccgcaagctgcctttccagcgtctggtgcgtgaaatcgctcaggacttcaagactgacctgcgattccagagctcggcggtgatggctctgcaggaagctagcgaggcctatctagtaggcctctttgaagataccaacttgtgtgccattcatgccaagcgtgtcaccatcatgcccaaggacatccagttggcccgtcgcattcgcggcgagcgtgcttaagtcgagacggcttcaactggctgccagtgcgcttacataatttgtacaaatcggtccttttcaggaccacaaattacattcaatgggatactaattttatctggaggctttaacataaaattaaagaaaattattttccgtcccgtttttttaagcgaattgaataattgttaattcatttttccaatttgtactgccttgataaaatttaatagtagtcggaaattgtcttttgatttgagttcccggggttttttatgtgacagctgctgtgcgttaccgatggtcaagactttcaaacagaaaaaataaaaaaaaatactaagtgcagcataaaaaaatattaactgggctaatgaatctgttggttgcttaataaacaaaatttcatatattttctttataattttaactgcagtgcaacctccaagatattttttaatagggacgcaaaataaacagtttgtagctatatgtaaatatttctgaaaattgtttatagtatactgaaatattagataaagctaatatataatattagttttttacaatatattttattttttttttttatcaaatgttttttaacaaatttcgttttgaatgtcggcatgtattgagaaagggtagcgtttaatggaacaaccacgatcaacataagacattcaaacatcaacaaaaaatataaaaacttttaagcgctatttataaattagacatagctgctaaggaatgcataacgtcttataaaaaacaagaaaaatattaaaacatgtactttttatatttttctttaatattaacttaagtgtggtctcaggcctctatggaatttatatatgggacggatattagcaaaatgtagtgaaaactattaataataatgccccaaaagctggactgcgctaagcaaagacataataaatataagaaaacatcgaacaaataccacattttaagttaactatatttttaacaatcagaaaactattgccgagtgtgttctcacagccaattttgcatgtagccaagggacaacttgaaacaaataaaaaaatacctaaagtaataataagtataaagacttgtagtattacttaaagtaaaatgttcaaacttcatttttccttagcaagttacaaaatatttctagaaatcttattttaaaatgtttttttaaagtaattattcatgttacgaatgtcaatcttgaagttgatacggctataaaaggttacaaaaacaagaacataacatttctagcacattaccttcttaatttatcgtttttgaatgtaaaacgataaaaaaattatttagttttagtatcttaagccctgaaaataagaaaataagtttgcacttcaagcaaaaattagcagagcaaatgactgatgccagactcacagttgaagtgctctcctcctcgattctcattcgaacgaaggaggttggtcacaagcgcgcgctccgttttctatacaaaaaagtgtagtttagtgaaaaaaaatgtctgattctgcagttgcaacgtccgcttccccagtggctgctcccccagcgccagttgagaagaagctggccaccaaaaaggcatctggttccgctgccttaaaagcaaagaaggccgctgccccgccatcgcatccgccaactcaacaaatggtggacgcttctattaagaatttgaaggaacgaggtggctcatctcttctggcaatcaagaaatacatcaccgccacctacaaatgcgatgcccagaagctggctccattcataaagaaatacttgaaatctgccgtggtcaatggaaagttgatccaaacaaagggaaaaggcgcgtctggttcattcaaactgtcggcctccgccaagaaggatccgaagccgaagcctgcgtctgctgagaagaaggtgaaaagcaagaaggtagccgtcaaaaagaccggagccaccgccaagaaagttgccgccgcagctaccgacaagaagcccaaggctaagaaggctgtggccaccaaaaagaccgcagagaagaagaaaacagagaaggcgaaggccaaggatgcaaagaaaactggaaccgtgaaggcgaagccagcagcagcgaaggccaagtcgaccgcagtgaagccgaaggcagcaaaagcagcaaaggccaagccagcggcctctgctaagcccaaaaaggcggtgaagaaagcagcggcgcctgctaccgctaagaaaccgaaagccaagactacggctgccaagaagtaaattgtgaaaaagtacagtagctggtacatgctcgcaatcgtaattttagattttgaaatctgaaatttaaacaagcccttttcagggctacaacgttcgtttataggagaaagaaactttcaattcacttatccgattattttatggccattcgcatttttccacatttgattggactcgattagtttatgattaaaaaagaaatatgtaataagaatatgtcataacttgtgtcttaatacaaataattataagtgtacccttgtagccgcattaattttagctgctttaccagagtatctaaatggaaagtatatatggctccaaagttcttcagaaaaaaacataaattgaatttttatcacgcattttattggcaaacggcaagctgaaaatttagtttctttggttaaatatgttgtggccctgaaaagggcctttttggatcttcctccccatacgcagcaggagaaaattacttggagctggtgtacttggtgacagccttggttccctcactgacggcgtgcttcgccaactctccgggcagaagtaggcgaacagccgtttggatctcccgactggtgatagtcgagcgcttgttgtagtgagccagacgagaagcctcggcagcaatgcgttcgaagatatcattcacaaagctgttcatgatgctcatcgccttcgacgaaatgcccgtgtcggggtggacctgcttcaggaccttgtaaatgtagatggcgtagctctccttcctcttgcgcttcttcttcttgtcgctcttggtgatgttcttctgggctttgccagccttcttggctgcctttccactagttttcggcggcattattcacttcacttatgatttcacaaacacaactcactgatcataatggtgcccaagcgcgttcaactttatactttttctcgagccatgttttcaggtctggggcacccacccctaactgaacgcgcaggcagacggaaaagtataaatatgtggctacccggggctcgtcgagcattcgtttttagtgtgtaaagtgaactaagtgaaatactcgtaaagcaaaatgtctggtcgtggaaaaggtggcaaagtgaagggaaaggcgaagtcccgctccaaccgtgccggtcttcagttcccagtaggccgtattcaccgtctgctccgcaagggcaactatgccgagcgagttggtgccggcgctccagtttacctggctgctgtgatggaatatctggccgctgaggttctcgagttggctggaaatgctgctcgtgacaacaagaagactaggattatcccgcgtcatctgcagctggccatccgcaacgacgaggagttgaacaagctgctctccggcgtcaccattgcccagggtggagtgttgcccaacatacaggctgttctgttgcccaaaaagaccgagaagaaggcttaaacgtttgatacatacttgtacataaaaaacaaacccaaccgtccttttcaggacgaccaaggtgttaccaaagaattgaagaattttcaatactaataccatattattaaaacaataagtataaggacgtgtgggaaacagatgtcgattttgtataagcgttggtcctatagcagtcggccagaaataagacctaagaggttcatcgcaaaatggcgaatttccgtcaatgctgtatctgcggcacagcctgtacaaaatagatgtgtatctacctgaaccactttcatttcaaatttcattttggttcaataaacatatattatttatgaagcatcaactttcgaatcaaagcattattggaaaatgtgtctctttggaaatttaaatggtggtcctgaaa
This window contains:
- the LOC127010785 gene encoding histone H3; translated protein: MARTKQTARKSTGGKAPRKQLATKAARKSAPATGGVKKPHRYRPGTVALREIRRYQKSTELLIRKLPFQRLVREIAQDFKTDLRFQSSAVMALQEASEAYLVGLFEDTNLCAIHAKRVTIMPKDIQLARRIRGERA